A single region of the Gasterosteus aculeatus chromosome 1, fGasAcu3.hap1.1, whole genome shotgun sequence genome encodes:
- the unc80 gene encoding protein unc-80 homolog isoform X2, producing the protein MVKRKSLDDNEPECGKGIPFPIQTFLWRQTSAFLRPKLGKQYEASCVSFERVLVENKLHGLSPALSEAIQSISRWELVQAALPHVLHCTSILLSNRNRLGHQDKLGVAETKLLHTLHWMLLDAAQECNHEPSLSHGWSGGSSSSAFLQPVGNQGSSPGAPGSGSGSALGGSGPQHGGSLPEEDEHARTKLFHKSMATVELFVFLFAPLIHRIKESDLTFRLASGLVIWQPMWEHRQPDIPAFTALIKPVRNIVTAKRNSPVNNQCSPCGSGNPGPMGFQVVCEAAQSDSSSPAAGERSCRRGNSVEKGGPSQQPPAVKGPSKKKTSAPAGLLTSMAQRARYATYFDVAVLRCLLQPHWTEEGVHWALMFYLQRLRQILEERPERTSEPSVTPLPRPRSSSMVAATPSLVNTHKTQDMTLKCNEEGKSLSTETFTKVSLTSLRRQAVPDLSSDLGMSIFKKFKNRRDDRERKGSIPYHHAGKKRQRRMGVPFLLHEDHLDVSPTRSTFSFGSFSGLGDDRRALDRGGWQATIMGRRGAADNQNISHATSSQSCFLSPKLPAGKFTRRGSTDTAADADSLSAKHSHSHHSLLRDMPDHSNSHSDNTVREVRSQISTITMAAFNTTVASFNVGYADFFTEHMKKLCNPVTVPEMPVEPLACANLPRSFTDSCINYSCLEEGENIEGTNNFVQKNGMLDLTAVLRALYAVLSHDISSRICDVALNIIDCLLQLSVVPDMGKKLCKPDNKENQEARAKDTAGQGLGAGAQGGGSLPGAGGGGDGGGGGGGGGGGGGGGGSGGGSGQGSKDDVKNNKDYDKKVCSSCILSEVGPIGHTLEYLNISTQRSYALTFVFFTPSTRKQEEGSGFSTHRLALTMLIKIVKSLGCAYGCGEGHRGLSGDRLRMQAQNCLTSLYKLDKVQFRQTMREYVNKDSLNNIVDFLHALLGFCMEPITDKYGSAGERSRRAKKRNIDKAGFGNNFTTGDNKSVAQNMEAVVVGCMFKSLITRCASTTHELHSPENLGLYCDIRQLVQFIKEAHGNVFRRVALSALLDSAEKVTTTKKPEEKEEAKQPGPRSDEQIPGALLGRKDFWRKMFKSQSAASDTSSQSEQDTSECTTAHSGTTTDRRSRSRSRRISLRKKLKLPIGNWLKRSSLSGLTDGVEDLLDISSVDRLSFIRQSSKVKFTSAVKLLEGGAVGPEFARDEEENFFKRLGKWRSGRRNPSKLHHTEEKDGPHGFQERLAASQEAMKNKNVVNLGAIRQGMKRFQFLLNCCEPGTIPDASILAAALDLEAPVVARASLFLECARFVHRCNRGNWPEWMKGHHVNITKRGLSRGRSPVVGNKRNQKLQWNAAKHFCQWGDAIGTRLSELCHSDSESPANILGYIFDEETKRRMRKEDEEEDYLDDNTVNPTKCGCPFALKMAACQLLLEITTFLRETFPCLPRPRTEPLVDLESCRLRLDPDLGRQRYERKISFAGILDDEDGHDSLNSSSHTLKSDTVCDEKKQSEVQDNLAPLPSPPAPSRKIRIGGSRLLQIKGARSFRIKKGGSLSSIRRAGSLKSTKIPRQDSGSENDEGLLSQTHSRDTVTDIGSPFSTSEPSIEPEGQGSGGAEDNYHRNMSWLHIMILLCNQQSFICTHVDFCHPRCYQHHSRSCARLVRAIKLVYGETVDSLREESASSGFIGARAKKSKECSDKSCLRTPSMKRRPTDSNTEGKKDTGMLKYIRNQVMSLSPAPLSLLIKAAPILTDDMYGDIQPAAWELLLSVDEHMAAAAAAMFLLCAVKVPDAVTEMMMAEFQHQEACQRINSVLKFYTLWRFRYQVWPRMEEGAQQIFKIPPPSINFTLPSPILGMPCVPIFDPPWVPQNTGSVRDPINEDQSFSTLIQSVHAIKSFSARAVSRSHQRAEHILKNLQQEEEKRRLGREASIITAIPVAQEACYEPTCSPPPEQEEEEEVVNLASRRLSVSPSCASSNSHRNYSFRRGSVWSVRSLASAEDEENTTEHTPTHHMLQPPQAVFPACICAAVLPIVHLMEDGEVREDGVAVSAVAQQILWNCLIEDPALVLRHFLEKLTVSNRQDELMFMLRKLLLNIGDLPAQTSHILFNYLVGLIMYFVRTPCEWGMDAISATLTFLWEVVGYVEGLFFKDLKQTMKKEQCEVKLLVTASMPGTKTLVVHGQNECDIPTQLPVHEDTQFEALLKECLEFFNIPEARSAHYFLMDKRWNLIHYSKTYVRDIYPFRRSVSPQLNLVHMLPEKGQELIQKQVFSRKLEEVGRVLFLISLTQNMPAVHKQSHVSLLQEDLLRLPSFPRTAIDAEFSLATEPQGKELFGLDTLHKVLWIKLLEEMFLGMPSEYPWGDEMMLFLNVFNGALLLHPEDSALLRQYTATAINTAVHFNHLFSLSGYQWILPTMLQVYADYESNPLLRRGIEFCCRQFYILHRKPFVLQLFASVAPLLEFTTSTSTGLSKGVSAQCLFDLLISLEGETKDALDALELVKAEKPLRSLDFCYGNEDLAFSVSDSIKLCVTVAAYAPESFRSLQMLMVLEALVPCHLQKLKINTVTMESASAARDEIAAIAALATSLQALLYSSESLTRPMTAPQMSRSDQGHKGGTAANHAMSGGVNTRDNLHLLEEGQGMPREELDERIAREEFRRPRESLLNICTEFYKHCGPRLKILQNVAGEPRVTALELLDIKSHMRLAEIAHALLKLAPYDTLTMESRGLRRYIMEMLPITDWSSEAVRPALILILKRLDRMFNKIHKMPTLRCARPQALCTRRQVEWEAASSLIEGICLTLQRQPIISFLPHLRSLINVCVNLVMGVVGPSSVADGLPLLHLSPYLSPPLPFSTAVVRLVALQIQALKEDFPLSHVISPFTNQERREGMLLNLLIPFVLTVGSGSKDSPHLEQPEIFLLLQTVINILLPPRIISTSRTKNFMLDASPAHCSTPGDTGKDLRREGLAESTSQAAYLALKVVLVCFERSLGNQWYRLSLQVKEMALRKVGGLAFWDFIDFIVRTRIPIFVLLRPFIQCKLLTQPADSQEEITARHHIADQLERRFIPRPLCKSSLFAEFNNELKILKEAVHSGSAYQGKTSISTVGTSTSAYRLSLATMSRSNTGTGTVWEQESQPSRQPSQDTLSRTDEDDEENDSMSIPSVVSEHEAFLPRMMAQRRFSSHATGSVASQPEVPRATMLPSHSEPNVLDESQGLLQEGNLSRVASVQSEPGPQNLLLQPPLGRKRGLRQLRRPLLSIPKNEPRGRSGARISTTRRGIQPKNKPLETLLDCEAHADQKRSVTFTENQGQGTGGTTEPAAEARKASPALSKSPTLEAASVSSATVTADLHGPAETQVAPAVSSKERREQWGLRSSLSPPHSISRPSTPTHPSRTCSPLPLSRTCSPLALSRTSSPLPPPLPVLGTAPAPGPPPPPPLPPAPLLPPPPPGAPRIRESPGDEDTAALLPRGDTLLQLSEDGGTENPLLRPLLSHPSPRRRPLPFSPVDLDLDESHV; encoded by the exons GACCTGACCTTTCGATTGGCCAGCGGCCTGGTGATATGGCAGCCGATGTGGGAGCACCGGCAGCCCGACATCCCCGCCTTCACCGCGCTCATCAAACCAGTCAGAAACATTGTAACAG CAAAGAGGAACTCCCCCGTCAACAACCAGTGCAGCCCCTGTGGATCCGGCAACCCGGGTCCCATG GGATTCCAGGTGGTTTGCGAAGCCGCCCAATCGGATTCCTCCTCCCCCGCAGCTGGAGAGAGGAGCTGTCGTCGTGGTAACTCGGTCGAGAAAGGTGGCCCTTCCCAACAACCCCCAGCAGTGAAAGGTCCTTCCAAGAAAAA GACATCAGCGCCCGCCGGCCTGCTGACCTCCATGGCCCAACGAGCACGCTACGCAACGTACTTCGATGTGGCGGTGCTGCGCTGCCTGCTGCAGCCGCACTGGACAGAGGAGGGCGTGCACTGGGCCCTGATGTTCTACCTGCAGCGCCTGAGGCAGATCCTGGAGGAGAGACCCGAGCGCACCTCCGAACCCTCGGTGACGCCTCTGCCGCGTCCCCGCAGCAGCTCCATGGTGGCGGCTACGCCGTCACTGGTCAACACCCACAAGACTCAG GACATGACTCTGAAATGCAACGAAGAGGGGAAGTCTCTGAGCACAGAGACGTTTACGAAGGTCTCTCTGACCAGCCTCCGTCGTCAGGCCGTCCCTGACCTCTCCTCCGACCTGGGCATGAGCATTTTCAAGAAG TTTAAGAACCGGCGTGACGACCGCGAGCGAAAGGGCTCCATCCCGTACCATCACGCGGGGAAGAAGCGCCAGCGGCGTATGGGCGTTCCCTTCCTGCTCCACGAGGACCACCTGGACGTCTCGCCCACCCGCAGCACCTTCTCCTTCGGTAGCTTCTCGGGCCTCGGGGATGACCGACGGGCTCTGGACCGCGGGGGCTGGCAGGCCACCATCATGGGTAGGCGGGGCGCCGCTGACAATCAGAATATATCGCATGCCACCAGCTCGCAGTCGTGCTTCCTCTCTCCTAAGCTCCCAGCTG GCAAGTTCACACGGAGGGGCAGCACGGACACTGCTGCAGACGCCGATAGTCTGAGTGCCAAGCACTCTCATTCCCACCACTCTTTGCTCAGAGACATGCCCGACCACTCCAACAGCCACAGCGATAACACCGTCAGAGAGG TGCGATCTCAGATCTCCACCATCACCATGGCTGCATTCAACACCACGGTGGCGTCATTCAACGTCGGCTACGCCGACTTCTTCACGGAGCACATGAAGAAGCTGTGCAACCCCGTCACTGTCCCCGAGATGCCTGTGGAGCCGCTGGCCTGCGCCAACCTGCCACGCAGCTTCACCGACTCCTGCATCAACTACTCCTGtctggaggaaggggagaaCATTGAGGGCACCAACAACTTTGTGCAGAAGAACGGCATGCTGGACCTCACT GCTGTGCTGCGGGCTCTCTACGCCGTCCTCAGCCACGACATCAGCTCCAGGATCTGCGACGTGGCTCTCAATATCATCGACTGCCTGCTGCAGCTGAGCGTGGTGCCCGACATGGGCAAGAAGCTGTGCAAGCCCGACAACAAGGAGAACCAGGAGGCCCGAGCCAAAGACACGGCCGGTCAGGGCCTCGGAGCGGGCGCCCAGGGAGGCGGGTCCCTCCcgggggcgggtggagggggcgatggtggtggtggtggtggaggaggaggaggaggaggaggaggggggggaagtggtGGAGGGAGTGGGCAAGGGAGCAAAGATGATGTGAAAAATAACAAGGATTACGATAAAAAGGTGTGTTCTTCCTGTATTCTCTCTGAAGTGGGTCCTATTGGTCACACACTTGAATATCTAAATATATCTACACAAAGGTCCTACGCGTTGACGTTTGTGTTCTTCACTCCTTCGACACGGAAACAGGAAGAAGGCTCTGGCTTCAGCACCCACCGCCTGGCTCTCACCATGCTGATAAAAATAGTGAAGTCGCTGGGCTGTGCCTATGGCTGTGGCGAGGGACACCGCGGCTTGTCAGGGGATCGCCTCCGGATGCAG GCCCAGAACTGCCTGACCAGCCTTTATAAGCTGGACAAGGTGCAGTTTCGACAGACAATGCGCGAGTACGTCAACAAAGATTCTCTCAATAACATAGTGGACTTCCTGCATGCACTGCTGGGCTTCTGCATGGAGCCCATCACTGACA AGTACGGCAGTGCAGGGGAGAGGTCCAGGAGggcgaaaaaaagaaacatcg ACAAGGCAGGCTTCGGTAACAACTTCACCACGGGGGACAACAAGTCCGTGGCCCAGAACATGGAGGCGGTTGTGGTGGGCTGCATGTTCAAGTCTCTCATAACCCGCTGCGCGTCGACCACACACGAGCTGCACAGCCCCGAGAACCTG GGCCTGTACTGTGACATCCGCCAGCTGGTGCAGTTCATTAAGGAGGCCCATGGAAATGTGTTCCGCCGGGTGGCGCTGAGCGCCCTCCTGGACAGCGCCGAGAAGGTCACCACCACCAAGAAAcccgaggagaaggaagaggccAAGCAGCCGGGACCCAGGAG TGACGAGCAGATCCCCGGCGCTCTGCTGGGCAGGAAGGACTTCTGGAGGAAGATGTTCAAGTCGCAGAGCGCCGCCAGCGACACCAGCAGCCAATCCGAGCAGGACACCTCCGAGTGCACCACCGCACACTCCGGCACCACCACGGACCGGCGCTCGCGTTCCAGATCCCGCCGCATCTCGCTTCGCAAGAAACTGAAGCTGCCGATAG GCAACTGGTTGAAGCGTTCTTCCCTTTCTGGACTGACCGACGGTGTTGAGGACCTGCTGGACATCAGCTCGGTGGATCGTCTCTCCTTCATACGTCAgagttcaaag GTGAAGTTCACCAGCGCGGTGAAGCTGCTGGAGGGCGGCGCGGTGGGGCCGGAGTTCGccagggacgaggaggagaattTCTTCAAGCGGCTCGGTAAATGGAGGTCTGGCAGGCGGAATCCATCCAAGCTTCACCACACAGAAGAGAAAGATG GACCTCACGGCTTTCAAGAGCGTCTGGCGGCCAGCCAGGAGGCCATGAAGAACAAGAACGTAGTGAATCTGGGCGCCATTCGACAGGGCATGAAGCGCTTCCAGTTCCTGCTGAACTGCTGCGAGCCGGGGACCATACCGGACGCCTCCATCCTCGCCGCTGCTCTGGACCTG GAAGCTCCTGTCGTGGCCCGGGCCTCCCTCTTCCTCGAATGCGCCCGGTTTGTGCACCGCTGTAACCGTGGCAACTGGCCGGAGTGGATGAAGGGCCACCACGTAAACATTACCAAGAGAGGCCTCTCGCGGGGTCGATCACCTGTTGTGGGCAACAAAAGAAACCAGAAGCTCCAGTGGAACGCCGCCAAACATTTCTGCCAGTGGGGAGAT GCCATCGGCACGAGGCTCAGTGAACTGTGTCACTCTGACAGCGAGAGCCCTGCAAACATCCTGGGTTACATCTTTGATGAGGAGACCAAACGGAGGATGAGAAaagaagacgaggaagaggactATCTGGATGACA ACACAGTCAATCCTACAAAATGTGGCTGCCCCTTCGCTCTGAAGATGGCTGCCTGCCAGCTGTTGTTGGAAATCACCACTTTCCTGCGGGAGACCTTTCCCTGCCTACCACGCCCACGCACCGAACCACTGGTG GATCTTGAAAGCTGCCGCCTGCGGCTGGACCCGGATCTCGGCCGCCAGCGCTACGAGAGGAAGATCAGCTTTGCGGGAATCCTCGACGACGAGGACGGCCACGACTcgctcaacagcagcagccacacgCTGAAGTCCGACACCGTCTGCGACGAGAAGAAGCAGTCTGAAGTCCAAG ACAATCTCGCCCCGCTGCCCTCCCCTCCAGCGCCGAGCCGGAAGATTCGCATCGGGGGCTCCCGGCTGCTCCAGATCAAAGGCGCTCGCAGCTTCCGCATAAAGAAAGGCGGCTCCCTGTCCTCCATACGCCGGGCCGGGAGCCTCAAGAGCACCAAGATACCGCGGCAGGACTCCGGGTCGGAGAACGACGAGGGGCTGCTGTCGCAAACGCACAGCAGGGATACCGTCACCGACATCG GCAGTCCCTTCAGCACCAGTGAACCCAGCATAGAGCCGGAGGGTCAGGGCTCTGGGGGAGCAGAGGACAACTACCACCGCAACATGTCCTGGCTCCAC ATTATGATCCTGCTGTGCAACCAGCAGAGCTTCATCTGCACCCACGTGGACTTCTGCCACCCTCGCTGTTACCAGCACCACAGCCGCTCCTGCGCCCGTCTGGTGCGCGCCATCAAGCTCGTGTACGGGGAGACAGTGGACAGCCTGAGAGAGGAGAGCGCCTCCTCCGGTTTTATTGGGGCGCGTGCCAAGAAGAGCAAAGAG TGTTCAGACAAGTCTTGCCTGAGGACCCCGTCTATGAAGAGGAGACCCACGGACTCCAACACGGAGGGGAAGAAGGACACCGGCATGCTCAAGTACATCCGCAACCAG GTGATGAGCCTGTCGCCGGCGCCGCTTTCGCTGCTGATCAAGGCGGCTCCCATCTTGACCGACGACATGTACGGAGACATCCAGCCAGCGGCCTGGGAGCTCCTGCTCAGTGTGGATGAACACATGGCGGCCGCGGCAG CTGCCATGTTCCTCCTGTGTGCTGTCAAGGTCCCCGACGCGGTGACCGAAATGATGATGGCAGAGTTCCAGCACCAGGAGGCCTGCCAGCGCATCAACTCCGTCCTGAAGTTTTACACACTGTGGCGTTTTCGCTACCAGGTGTGGCCTCGCATGGAAGAAGGAGCCCAGCAGATCTTTAAG aTCCCTCCCCCCAGCATCAACTTCACTCTGCCATCTCCTATACTCGGCATGCCTTGTGTTCCCATATTTGACCCTCCTTGGGTGCCCCAGAATACAGGCAGCGTCCGGGACCCGATCAATGAAGACCAGTCC ttctcCACATTAATTCAGTCAGTCCATGCCATA AAATCCTTCTCGGCGCGGGCGGTGTCGCGCTCCCACCAGCGGGCCGAGCACATCCTGAAGAacctgcagcaggaggaggagaagcgccGCCTGGGGCGCGAGGCCAGCATCATCACGGCCATCCCCGTGGCCCAGGAGGCCTGCTACGAGCCCACGTGCAGCCCCCCGcccgagcaggaggaggaag AAGAAGTGGTGAACCTGGCTTCGCGCCGTCTGTCCGTCAGCCCCTCCTGCGCCTCTAGCAACTCCCACAGGAACTATTCTTTCCGTCGGGGTTCCGTGTGGTCGGTCCGCTCGCTGGCCAGCGCCGAAG atGAAGAGAACACAACGGAACACACTCCTACACACCACATGTTACAGCCTCCCCAAGCcgttttcccagcatgcatctgtgCCGCAGTCCTACCAATCGTGCACCTGATGGAGGACGGGGAGGTCCGAGAGGATGGTGTGGCCG TGAGTGCTGTTGCCCAACAAATCCTGTGGAACTGCCTAATTGAAGATCCGGCCCTGGTTCTCCGCCACTTCCTGGAAAAGCTAACAGTGAGCAATCGACAG gATGAGCTGATGTTCATGTTAAGGAAGCTGCTGCTCAACATCGGAGATCTGCCGGCTCAGACCTCTCATATCCTCTTCAACTATCTG GTGGGACTGATCATGTATTTTGTGCGGACCCCGTGTGAGTGGGGAATGGACGCCATCTCTGCCACGTTGACCTTCCTGTGGGAGGTGGTCGGCTATGTGGAGGGGCTCTTCTTCAAAGACCTCAAGCAGACCATGAAGAAGGAGCAGTGTGAAGTCAAGCTGCTGGTCACTGCATCCATGCCAG GAACCAAGACGCTGGTGGTGCATGGGCAGAACGAATGTGATATCCCAACACAGCTTCCAGTCCATGAAGACACTCAGTTTGAAGCCCTACTCAAG GAGTGCCTGGAATTTTTCAACATTCCTGAGGCCAGATCGGCACACTACTTCCTCATGGACAAACGATGGAACCTCATCCATTATAGCAAG ACATACGTGAGAGACATCTACCCCTTCCGGAGATCAGTCTCTCCGCAGCTTAACCTGGTCCACATGCTGCCTGAGAAAGGACAGGAGCTGATCCAGAAACAG GTGTTTTCCCGTAAACTAGAGGAAGTTGGACgtgtcctcttcctcatctcccTCACTCAAAACATGCCGGCCGTGCACAAGCAGTCCCACGTCTCCCTGCTGCAGGAAGACCTCCTCCGCCTGCCGTCCTTCCCGCGGACCGCCATCGACGCTGAGTTCTCGCTGGCCACCGAGCCTCAAG GCAAGGAGCTGTTTGGGCTGGACACCCTCCACAAGGTGCTGTGGAtcaagctgctggaggagatgtTCCTGGGCATGCCCAGCGAGTACCCGTGGGGCGACGAGATGATGCTGTTCCTCAACGTCTTCAACggggcgctgctgctgcaccctGAGGACAGCGCCCTCCTCAGGCAGTACACCGCCACCGCCATCAACACCGCTGTGCACTTCAACCACCTCTTCTCCTTGAGCGGCTACCAGTGGATCCTGCCGACCATGCTGCAG GTCTACGCCGACTACGAGAGCAACCCTTTACTGAGGCGCGGCATCGAGTTCTGCTGCCGGCAGTTCTACATCCTCCACCGCAAACCCTTTGTCCTGCAGCTGTTTGCCAGCGTGGCTCCACTGCTGGAATTCACA ACCAGCACCAGTACCGGTCTTTCTAAAGGAGTGTCCGCTCAGTGTCTGTTTGACCTGCTGATCTCTCTGGAGGGGGAGACCAAGGACGCTCTGGACGCTCTGGAGCTTGTTAAGGCTGAGAAGCCTCTACGCTCTTTAG ATTTTTGCTATGGGAATGAGGACCTGGCCTTCTCTGTCAGTGACTCCATCAAGCTGTGTGTCACCGTGGCTGCCTACGCCCCAGAATCCTTTAGGAG TCTGCAGATGCTGATGGTGCTGGAGGCCTTGGTCCCGTGCCACCTCCAGAAGCTGAAGATCAACACGGTTACGATGGAGTCGGCCTCAGCTGCCAGGGATGAGATTGCAGCCATCGCTGCCTTGGCCACATCCCTGCAGGCCCTCCTCTACAGCTCGGAGTCCCTCACAAg GCCCATGACAGCCCCCCAGATGTCCCGCTCTGACCAGGGCCATAAAGGAGGCACTGCAGCTAACCACGCCATGTCGGGAGGGGTCAACACCCG GGACAACCTGCACCTGCTGGAGGAAGGCCAGGGGATGCCgagggaggagctggatgagCGCATCGCCAGGGAAGAGTTCCGGCGGCCCAGGGAATCGCTGTTGAACATTTGCACCGAGTTTTACAAACATTGCGGCCCGCGACTCAAAATCCTGCAGAACGTGGCCGGGGAGCCGCGGGTCACGGCACTGGAGCTGCTGGACATCAAGTCCCACATGAG GCTGGCGGAGATCGCCCACGCCCTGCTGAAATTGGCCCCCTACGACACCCTGACCATGGAGAGCCGCGGGCTGCGGCGCTACATCATGGAGATGCTGCCCATCACCGACTGGTCGTCCGAGGCCGTCCGACCcgccctcatcctcatcctcaagAGGCTGGACCGCATGTTCAACAAGATCCACAAGATGCCTACGCTCAGGTGCGCTCGCCCACAGGCATTATGCACCAG GAGACAGGTGGAGTGGGAGGCGGCCAGCAGCCTGATCGAGGGGATCTGCCTGACCCTGCAGCGACAGCCAATCATCTCCTTCCTCCCACACCTTCGCTCGCTGATCAACGTCTGCGTCAACCTG GTGATGGGTGTGGTCGGTCCCTCCAGCGTGGCCGACgggctccctctcctccacctgagcCCCTACCTCTCGCCCCCGCTGCCCTTCAGCACAGCAGTGGTGCGCCTGGTCGCCCTGCAGATCCAG GCATTGAAGGAGGACTTTCCTCTCAGCCATGTGATCTCGCCCTTCACCAATCAGGAGAGGCGGGAGGGGATGCTGCTCAACCTGCTCATTCCCTTTGTGCTCACTGTGGGCTCTGGAAGCAAAG ACAGCCCCCACCTGGAGCAGCCggagatcttcctgctcctgcaGACGGTCATCAACATCCTGCTGCCTCCCCGGATCatctccacctcccgcacaaagAACTTCATGCTGGACGCCTCCCCGGCTCACTGCTCCACCCCGGGCGACACGGGGAAGGATCTGCGCAGGGAGGGACTGGCGGAGTCCACCAGCCAGGCCGCGTATCTGG CTCTGAAGGTGGTGTTGGTCTGCTTCGAGCGCTCGCTGGGAAACCAGTGGTACCGGCTCAGCTTGCAGGTGAAAGAGATGGCGCTGAGGAAAGTGGGCGGCTTGGCCTTCTGGGACTTCATTGACTTCATCGTCCGAACCCGCATCCCTATCTTCGTGCTGCTGAGGCCCTTCATACAGTGCAAG CTGTTGACGCAGCCCGCCGACTCCCAGGAGGAGATCACGGCCCGTCATCACATCGCCGACCAGCTGGAGCGCCGATTCATCCCGCGGCCCCTCTGCAAGAGCTCCCTGTTTGCAGAGTTCAATAACGAGCTGAAGATACTCAAGGAGGCCGTGCACAGCGGCTCTG CTTACCAGGGAAAGACGTCCATCAGCACGGTGGGCACCTCCACGTCGGCGTATCGCCTCAGTTTGGCCACAATGTCGCGCTCCAACACCGGCACCGGCACCGTGTGGGAGCAGGAGAGCCAGCCATCGCGCCAACCCTCCCAAGACACACTCAGCCGCACGGACGAGGACGACGAAGAGA ATGACTCTATGAGCATCCCCAGCGTGGTGAGCGAGCACGAGGCCTTCCTGCCCCGGATGATGGCGCAGCGCCGGTTCTCCAGCCACGCCACCGGCTCCGTGGCCTCGCAGCCCGAGGTGCCGCGCGCCACCATGCTGCCCAGCCATAG TGAACCCAATGTGCTAGATGAGTCCCAGGGCCTTCTGCAGGAGGGTAACCTCTCTAG GGTTGCCAGTGTGCAGAGTGAACCGGGCCCGCAGAACCTTCTGCTCCAGCCTCCTTTAGGAAGAAAGAGAGGCCTCAGACAG CTACGTCGCCCCCTGCTGTCCATTCCAAAGAATGAACCCCGCGGCCGATCCGGAgcgaggatctccaccacgcgCAGGGGCATCCAGCCCAAGAACAAACCACTGG aaacgttgtTGGACTGTGAAG CGCACGCCGACCAAAAGCGATCCGTCACCTTCACGGAGAACCAAGGCCAGGGAACCGGCGGCACGACGGAgccagcagctgaggccaggaAGGCCAGTCCGGCCCTCTCCAAGTCCCCGACCCTGGAAGCGGCCTCCGTCTCCTCGGCGACGGTGACGGCCGACCTGCACGGCCCCGCTGAGACGCAG GTTGCTCCCGCCGTAAGCAGCAAGGAGAGGCGAGAGCAGTGGGGCCTCCGCAGCAGCCTCTCCCCCCCGCACTCCATCTCCCGCCCCTCCACCCCGACACACCCGTCCCGGACCTGCTCCCCGCTGCCCCTCTCCCGGACCTGCTCCCCTCTCGCCTTGTCCcgcacctcctctcctctgcccccGCCGCTGCCGGTGCTGGGCACGGCGCCGGCGCCCggccccccgcctcctccgcctctgccGCCGGCACCTCTCctgcctccgccgccgccgggggCCCCCCGCATCCGAGAGAGCCCCGGCGACGAGGACACGGCGGCGCTGCTGCCGCGCGGCGACACCCTGCTGCAGCTGAGCGAGGACGGCGGCACGGAGAACCCCCTCCTCAGGCCGCTGCTGTCCCACCCCTcgccccgccgccgccccctgCCCTTCTCCCCGGTCgacctggacctggacgagTCGCACGTCTGA